Proteins co-encoded in one Plectropomus leopardus isolate mb chromosome 14, YSFRI_Pleo_2.0, whole genome shotgun sequence genomic window:
- the hivep2b gene encoding transcription factor HIVEP2, producing the protein MESLETTAGVKSSTEGQDRNVVAQKKSTSEAAQTRRSPSVELEGKGWHQQLQEGQCRDTCGFNEMSDSGKSQQLEDSHSQTQSTSHQDYEVSMFPLQSTKTFPTGRQKALSHIVSTQSPGPASQRKSTSSPEVQCSQSGMDQLSEAVCKVEQKPQKPGKYVCDYCGRACAKPSVLKKHIRSHTGERPYPCVPCGFSFKTKSNLYKHRKSHAHSVKAGTVPLSELGSYNANTDQGSFEGEGELFSDAEQSTDTDEDTLNDPLLLLDSPVEGSDNTAVKVLNLIAQKKGATSMSAQDGSSQPQEINAPPAAAEASRAMQSCTIKQRLALRLSEKRSSDSEHNLSLPSQSSKGSTDSGYFSRSESTEHQTGPPNTNAKSYQEIMFGKCYRPSPKQTAAFVACSTDSEYTRRSSEKGVSRVFTQEKDIVESIKINTKSFMREEVKEQQLDTGSDVGTLIRSNSMPTSSAVCLTMPQALRGSHSFDERTSTGGMRRLRRQAAFELSPHDGHTDTDTHGKMSESGITPSGLEMENYPSVASNMSHQRHAMELATRKRRKEKREEEDLTGHYEAEQCEEMFDSSNDVKQAAAGIIALGKGHSSSMMDRCDMDISVSPEMSGRKTLGNVISVIQHTNSINRPHSEQAESYKYHGPRQDSISFQAMEASESYELERSDSRQSFQIGPKLVRQPNIQVPEIRVTVEPDSPEKAPDVQVKEPEKHVEEFQWPQRSETLAQFPPEKLPPKKKRLRLADIEHSSGESSFESACTSLSRSPSQDSNLSYSSTFSFDREESLKSVSPARQDEFGKPLELLAVPGSGHSLSVLNQRQQHEMRRSSSEQAPCNLRKEFPEVRSISFDYGSLSPTSKVRHVDISTGHSAVRERRRGNLVRQESLNMDTEVTQVSSQAFPQYLGSTSPPFTAVAVLPQSLPIFSAGNTFPQLSHPSLLVPVRIQTHVPPYGSITYTSVSQIFDNQYESVSSTTSTPQNQISRLPGDSLNVSAYTRPPSTQTLSVEALDLSSAKLKTGIPLSLTSRTISTTNASSGGTNKRMLSPASSLDLFMEVKQQKRVKEERMFGQIVEELSAVELGKCNLSEEKGHRSEMQGASTHHVQDDSHMSKFITLQQKVTEGTDHGVESAMESSSLETSSPPYSVISVSEVKEVGMESQVQMDMVAQLVTSQDILISHAEHSRLLSQFPSLRTTTGVSWCYLNYTKPSCSHSNAPFSSVYATWCVSSHNPNPLELNTSTALALLRSKQRGDKVIYTVAAMCQPGAGKLVSSLILWRQTMEQLQRKPEPKEVDLTYGKKVKDISCRVKTAKEEWKEREASTTQTVPTRIKIFEGGYKSNEDYVYVRGRGRGKYICEECGIRCKKPSMLKKHIRTHTDVRPYICRVCNFAFKTKGNLTKHMKSKAHMKKCLELGVSVTMDDTEIQEHVDDSQQESKTEVVATTKHQFSDAEDSDGMDEEVDEIDEDDDEDDEYDGDSTPKLRSRSTSPQPCGVTSLSVTATTSIHGYSLTSLPGADVRQQSSGRRTGSDNRPVLATEQREKSMDEDSLTMLSPDQASFLFDPYSSCLLSPGWESPIREPSPSRLRYPSPRRELSPRGRSSPRWDTSPLRPGSPSFTPIQHLSPGSIERPMSPGTELGGKRESSVRGRQRVVLRAVSPRRGSHQHKGSGDKTRHQAKMEMAQHQGAFEMEMDQRSSLAPSLPGAASSHHQNILSHLPLHSQQQAHSLLPVVPVGGLQMLHSPPSSSTDVTPSSVPSPQSSEGQRCSSREGSVHGPESGAEDIRGQNQLSAQEKSLDPGIGDSRQEENVQTCLKAIASLKITTEDPH; encoded by the exons ATGGAGTCACTTGAAACTACTGCAGGGGTGAAAAGCTCCACTGAGGGTCAGGACAGAAATGTtgttgcacagaaaaaaagcacctCAGAGGCAGCACAGACTAGGAGGAGTCCATCAGTCGAACTGGAAGGCAAGGGCTGGCACCAACAACTGCAAGAAGGTCAGTGCAGAGACACATGTGGTTTCAACGAAATGTCTGACTCAGGGAAATCACAGCAATTAGAAGATTCACACTCCCAAACCCAGTCCACAAGCCATCAAGACTATGAGGTGTCTATGTTTCCACTACAatccacaaaaacatttcccactGGCAGACAGAAAGCTTTAAGTCACATAGTTTCTACACAGTCCCCTGGACCTGCATCTCAGAGGAAGTCCACCAGTTCACCTGAGGTCCAGTGTTCCCAGTCAGGGATGGATCAGCTGTCAGAGGCTGTGTGTAAGGTGGAGCAGAAACCACAAAAGCCTGGGAAGTATGTTTGTGATTACTGCGGCAGGGCATGTGCCAAACCCAGCGTGCTTAAGAAACACATTCGCTCACACACCGGCGAACGGCCCTATCCATGTGTCCCCTGCGGATTCTCCTTCAAAACCAAGAGTAATttatacaaacacagaaagtcCCACGCGCACTCGGTCAAAGCTGGAACAGTGCCACTCTCAGAACTTGGTTCTTACAATGCCAACACGGACCAGGGGTCTTTTGAAGGGGAAGGAGAGTTATTCTCTGATGCTGAGCAAAGCACGGACACAGACGAGGACACTCTTAACgacccgctgctgctgctggactcTCCAGTGGAGGGATCAGATAACACTGCTGTAAAAGTACTAAATCTCATTGCTCAAAAAAAGGGAGCCACGTCGATGTCAGCTCAGGATGGTTCATCCCAGCCCCAAGAAATCAATGCACCTCCCGCTGCTGCCGAGGCTAGCCGTGCAATGCAATCTTGCACGATCAAACAGAGGCTTGCACTTCGGCTGTCTGAAAAAAGAAGCAGTGACTCTGAACACAATCTGTCCCTCCCAAGTCAATCCAGCAAGGGCAGCACGGACTCCGGATACTTCTCGCGATCCGAGAGCACCGAGCACCAGACAGGTCCTCCGAACACCAATGCAAAGTCCTATCAAGAAATTATGTTTGGGAAGTGCTACAGGCCAAGCCCTAAACAGACAGCAGCTTTTGTGGCTTGTAGCACAGACTCTGAATATACCAGAAGAAGCTCGGAGAAAGGTGTTTCCCGCGTTTTCACCCAAGAAAAAGACATAGTCGAGtcaatcaaaataaacacaaagtcaTTCATGAGGGAAGAGGTGAAAGAACAGCAGTTGGACACCGGCTCTGATGTGGGGACGCTTATAAGAAGCAACTCAATGCCAACATCCTCAGCGGTGTGTCTGACGATGCCCCAAGCCCTCAGAGGCAGCCACTCTTTTGACGAGAGAACGAGCACCGGGGGCATGAGGAGACTCAGGCGGCAAGCTGCTTTTGAGCTCTCCCCACATGATGGCCACACAGACACGGACACCCATGGAAAGATGAGCGAGAGTGGCATTACACCCTCAGGATTGGAAATGGAAAATTACCCCTCTGTGGCATCTAATATGAGCCATCAGAGACACGCAATGGAGCTGGCAACACGGAAGCGTCGGAAAGAGAAGAGGGAAGAGGAAGATCTTACAGGCCATTATGAGGCTGAACAGTGTGAGGAAATGTTTGATTCAAGCAATGATGTAAAGCAAGCTGCGGCGGGTATTATAGCGTTAGGGAAAGGACATTCTTCAAGTATGATGGACAGGTGTGACATGGACATATCAGTGAGCCCTGAAATGTCAGGTCGGAAAACTTTAGGGAATGTAATTTCTGTTATCCAGCACACAAACTCAATAAACAGGCCTCACTCTGAACAGGCAGAATCGTACAAGTATCACGGGCCGAGACAGGACAGTATTTCATTTCAAGCTATGGAGGCAAGTGAATCATATGAACTGGAAAGGAGTGATAGTAGGCAATCATTTCAAATTGGCCCCAAACTGGTGCGTCAGCCCAACATTCAAGTCCCAGAAATTAGAGTCACAGTAGAGCCTGACAGTCCAGAAAAAGCTCCAGATGTGCAGGTGAAGGAGCCAGAGAAGCATGTGGAGGAGTTTCAGTGGCCTCAGAGGAGTGAAACTTTAGCACAATTCCCTCCAGAAAAGCTCCCCCCAAAGAAGAAAAGGCTACGCTTAGCTGATATCGAGCACTCCTCTGGCGAATCTAGTTTCGAGTCTGCCTGCACCAGCCTCTCACGCAGCCCGAGCCAAGACAGCAACTTATCTTATAGCTCCACCTTCTCCTTTGACAGGGAGGAGAGTTTGAAGTCAGTCTCCCCAGCCAGGCAGGATGAATTTGGCAAACCGCTAGAGCTATTAGCAGTGCCAGGGAGTGGGCACTCCCTCTCTGTGCTCAACCAGCGTCAACAACATGAAATGAGACGCTCCTCTTCAGAGCAGGCGCCGTGTAACTTGCGCAAGGAGTTCCCAGAGGTACGCAGCATATCATTTGACTATGGCAGCCTCTCTCCAACATCCAAAGTTAGACACGTGGACATTAGCACCGGCCACTCAGCTgtgagggagagaaggaggggaaaCTTGGTGCGACAGGAGTCATTGAATATGGACACTGAGGTAACACAAGTCTCATCACAAGCGTTCCCGCAGTACCTCGGCAGCACCTCCCCTCCATTCACAGCAGTTGCTGTTCTGCCGCAGTCTTTGCCAATATTCTCTGCCGGGAATACATTCCCCCAGCTGTCACATCCGAGCCTTTTAGTTCCTGTAAGAATACAGACTCATGTGCCACCCTACGGCAGTATCACATACACTTCAGTATCACAGATTTTCGACAATCAGTATGAAAGTGTTAGCTCCACTACATCCACCCCTCAGAATCAGATTTCACGTTTGCCTGGAGATTCTCTTAATGTATCAGCTTATACCAGACCACCTTCAACGCAAACGCTCAGTGTTGAAGCCCTCGATTTGTCATCAGCTAAACTCAAGACAGGCATCCCGCTCTCTCTGACCTCCAGGACTATCTCAACCACTAACGCCTCCAGTGGTGGCACAAACAAGCGGATGCTATCCCCTGCCAGCAGCCTGGACCTTTTCATGGAGGTCAAGCAGCAAAAACGTGTGAAAGAGGAAAGAATGTTTGGGCAGATAGTGGAAGAGCTGAGTGCTGTGGAGTTGGGAAAATGTAATCTGAGTGAAGAGAAGGGGCACAGGTCAGAGATGCAGGGTGCATCCACACATCATGTTCAGGATGACTCACATATGAGTAAATTTATCACACTTCAACAAAAAGTGACAGAGGGCACTGACCACGGCGTTGAGTCAGCTATGGAAAGTAGCTCCCTGGAAACCAGCTCACCTCCCTACTCCGTGATATCAGTCAGCGAAGTGAAAGAAGTTGGCATGGAGAGTCAAGTGCAGATGGATATGGTGGCGCAGCTGGTTACCAGTCAAGACATCCTGATCTCACACGCCGAGCATTCAAGACTGTTATCTCAGTTTCCAAGTCTTCGCACGACGACAGGTGTGAGCTGGTGTTATCTCAACTACACCAAGCCCAGTTGCTCTCACAGCAACGCCCCTTTCTCCTCTGTGTACGCCACCTGGTGTGTGAGTTCCCACAACCCGAACCCTCTAGAGCTGAATACCAGTACTGCTCTGGCTCTGCTACGGTCCAAACAGAGGGGAGACAAGGTTATATACACCGTGGCCGCCATGTGTCAGCCAGGCGCAGGAAAACTGGTGTCATCCCTCATCCTGTGGAGGCAGACCATGGAGCAG CTGCAGAGGAAACCGGAGCCCAAAGAGGTGGACCTCACCTACGGGAAGAAGGTGAAAGACATCAGCTGCAGAGTGAAAACTGCCAAGGAGGAGTGGAAAGAGAGGGAGGCTTCCACAACCCAAACAGTGCCAACTCGCATTAAGATCTTCGAGGGAGG GTACAAGTCCAATGAAGACTATGTATATGTGAGAGGGCGAGGCCGGGGGAAATACATTTGTGAGGAGTGTGGTATTCGCTGTAAGAAGCCgagcatgctgaaaaaacacatcaggaCCCACACAGACGTGAGACCGTACATCTGCAGGGTCTGCAACTTTGCTTTTAAAACTAAAG gaaaccTGACTAAACATATGAAGTCAAAGGCGCACATGAAGAAATGTCTTGAACTGGGAGTGTCAGTGACGATGGATGACACAGAGATACAGGAACATG tgGACGACAGCCAACAAGAGTCCAAGACAGAGGTCGTGGCCACAACCAAACACCAGTTCTCAGATGCAGAGGACTCTGACGGAATGGATGAAGAAGTGGATGAAATCGATGAAGACGATGACGAGGACGATGAATACGATGGTGACTCTACTCCAAAGTTGCGTTCAAGAAGCACGAGTCCTCAGCCATGTGGAGTTACTTCTCTGTCAGTCACAGCCACCACTTCTATCCATGGCTATTCCCTCACCTCTTTGCCTGGTGCTGATGTCCGCCAACAGTCCTCTGGCAGGCGGACTGGCTCGGACAATCGACCTGTCCTCgcaacagagcagagagagaagtCCATGGATGAAGACTCTCTTACTATGCTGTCTCCGGACCAGGCCAGCTTCCTGTTCGACCCCTACTCGTCGTGTCTGCTCTCTCCTGGTTGGGAGTCTCCCATCAGGGAGCCCTCCCCTTCACGTCTGCGTTACCCGTCCCCGAGGCGAGAACTCTCACCGCGAGGTCGCTCCTCTCCCAGATGGGACACCTCCCCGCTGAGGCCTGGCTCACCCAGCTTCACACCCATTCAGCACCTCTCTCCGGGCTCAATTGAACGGCCCATGTCTCCAGGAACAGAGCTGGGTGGAAAAAGAGAGTCCTCAGTCAGAGGCCGGCAGAGAGTTGTGCTGAGGGCGGTTTCACCACGAAGAGgctcacaccaacacaaaggCAGCGGCGATAAAACCAGACACCAGGCAAAGATGGAGATGGCTCAACACCAAGGAGCCTTTGAAATGGAGATG